A single Tamandua tetradactyla isolate mTamTet1 chromosome X, mTamTet1.pri, whole genome shotgun sequence DNA region contains:
- the LOC143670425 gene encoding small ribosomal subunit protein eS24-like encodes MTNQLLQWKEIVIDVLHRGKETVPKTEIQIKLAKMYKTTPDVIFVFGFRTHFGGGKMTGFGMIYDSLDYAKKNEPKHILASHGLHEKKKTSRKQ; translated from the exons ATGACCAACCAACTACTTCAGTGGAAAGAAATAGTCATTGATGTCCTTCACCGTGGAAAGGAA acagtaccTAAGACAGAAATTCAGATAAAACTAGCCAAAATGTACAAGACTACACCAGATGTCATCTTTGTATTTGGATTCAGAACCCATTTTGGTGGTGGCAAGATGACTGGCTTTGGCATGATTTATGATTCCTTGgattatgcaaagaaaaatgaacccAAACACATACTTGCAAGCCATGGCCTGCATGAGAAGAAAAAGACCTcaagaaaacagtga